A section of the Chryseobacterium scophthalmum genome encodes:
- a CDS encoding S1/P1 nuclease, with translation MKSIYSKILLLAFVASSVYSYAWGLTGHRVIAEIAENHLSGKAKREIRKMLGQERMAYWANWPDFIKSDTTGAWKQASAWHYVNIDPQTDFTAFEKDLKAQAGANLYSQIKVLSSQIKDEKTSEKDRKIALIFLIHMMGDLAQPMHTGRSGDLGGNKINVTYFGDKTNLHSVWDGKLVDSQKYSYTEYAKLLDIKSKDEVKQIQSGTLENWLYDSHQIANKIYAQTPDGSKLSYDYQYKFNDTMERQLLYGGLRLAKLLNDLF, from the coding sequence ATGAAAAGTATTTATTCTAAAATTTTGCTTTTGGCATTCGTTGCAAGTTCAGTGTATTCTTATGCATGGGGATTAACGGGGCACAGAGTGATTGCTGAGATTGCAGAAAATCATCTTTCAGGAAAAGCAAAGAGAGAAATCAGAAAAATGTTGGGGCAGGAAAGAATGGCGTATTGGGCAAACTGGCCAGATTTTATTAAATCTGACACTACAGGTGCATGGAAACAAGCTTCAGCTTGGCATTATGTAAACATTGATCCACAGACAGATTTTACAGCATTTGAAAAAGATTTGAAAGCGCAGGCTGGAGCTAATCTTTATTCTCAAATCAAAGTATTATCTAGTCAGATCAAGGATGAAAAAACTTCTGAAAAAGACAGAAAAATTGCTTTGATCTTCCTTATTCATATGATGGGAGATCTGGCGCAACCAATGCACACCGGAAGATCAGGAGATCTAGGCGGAAACAAAATTAACGTTACTTATTTTGGTGATAAAACAAATCTTCACTCAGTTTGGGACGGAAAATTGGTAGATTCACAAAAATACAGCTACACAGAATATGCAAAGCTTTTGGATATTAAATCTAAGGATGAAGTAAAGCAAATTCAATCTGGGACTTTAGAAAACTGGTTGTATGATTCTCATCAGATTGCCAATAAAATCTATGCTCAAACTCCGGATGGGTCTAAATTATCTTACGATTATCAGTATAAATTTAATGATACAATGGAAAGACAGCTTCTTTACGGAGGTTTGAGATTAGCGAAATTGTTGAATGATTTGTTTTAA
- a CDS encoding type VI secretion system baseplate subunit TssG: MYDNSTIDMHYNKLQTDFKAEAVAVNLLKYHRSVSNIFIDRIGINDRAYLKDIKSISSHYLGFDEEVLNIKTYREGIYDYLPEGIFHPPSLNTSRKNVESVVKEIRKQKRVEDDARKFFRPFELEIFFTEISALLKEYDFDLASDTDSLLTIFSELWPIIKMLDKQNAYIFLHVLPFFHDIRGDKKWFERCMTAFLKVPVEITFTPNEIDRMKEDDSSILLGNSRLGVTYIASGKHMDGERNWIVNVGPIPYDDMKNYIPGHPFRKVLQALYDYCLPVSVDVEENFITEKKDYSFVLEDDQRNANRLGYSTFL; the protein is encoded by the coding sequence ATGTACGACAACAGCACAATAGATATGCATTACAACAAGCTGCAGACAGATTTTAAGGCTGAAGCAGTTGCTGTAAATCTTCTTAAATATCACAGATCTGTAAGCAATATTTTTATTGACAGAATAGGAATAAACGACAGAGCTTATCTTAAAGATATTAAAAGTATTTCAAGTCATTATTTAGGTTTTGACGAGGAAGTTCTCAATATAAAAACATATCGCGAAGGTATTTACGATTATCTTCCGGAAGGAATTTTTCACCCGCCGTCACTCAATACTTCAAGAAAAAATGTAGAAAGTGTTGTAAAAGAAATCCGTAAGCAGAAAAGAGTAGAAGATGATGCGCGAAAGTTTTTCAGACCTTTTGAACTAGAGATCTTTTTTACAGAAATCAGCGCTTTACTGAAAGAATATGATTTTGATTTGGCGAGTGATACAGATTCGCTTCTTACGATCTTCAGTGAACTTTGGCCAATCATTAAAATGCTTGATAAGCAGAATGCCTACATTTTTCTTCATGTTTTACCATTTTTTCACGATATCAGAGGCGATAAAAAATGGTTTGAGCGTTGTATGACTGCTTTTTTGAAGGTTCCCGTTGAGATTACTTTTACCCCCAACGAAATCGACAGAATGAAAGAAGACGATTCATCTATTCTTCTGGGAAATTCAAGATTGGGAGTCACTTACATTGCAAGCGGAAAACATATGGATGGTGAAAGAAATTGGATTGTAAATGTAGGTCCGATTCCTTATGATGATATGAAAAATTATATTCCGGGGCATCCTTTCAGAAAAGTTTTACAAGCTTTGTACGATTATTGCCTTCCAGTTTCTGTAGATGTTGAAGAAAATTTTATTACAGAAAAAAAAGACTATTCTTTTGTGCTGGAAGACGATCAAAGAAATGCAAACAGGCTCGGTTATTCTACTTTTCTGTAA
- a CDS encoding TssN family type VI secretion system protein, translating into MEISSVKGIFFRYIFVPLIAIIMMVILGVIRKNKPAIKIRVIIIYVLLCSLCLALPGLFGFSGNSFNPYWYLISQVIYLIFGIIHVNLMHTFFRKHFQSQTSSITFEAILSVTCALVGAYLFVLIFGWISKGAGYPVMSATSVLIFFVPMVFYYCYIQFISIPVDIYKTWRYSPDQKPPDFDGADFDRLMVLNVELSKNLEDANRFRIKAKTLPTGVTFGDWFFRVVDDYNHKNPKSVIHLTDEHKESYYWIFYTKKSFFSFRKYIDFDQDITTNTISENEVVICKRVIQHEEEGKK; encoded by the coding sequence ATGGAAATTTCTTCAGTAAAAGGTATATTTTTCAGGTATATTTTCGTCCCGCTTATTGCTATTATAATGATGGTGATTTTAGGGGTAATCAGAAAAAACAAGCCTGCAATAAAAATCAGAGTTATTATTATTTATGTACTCTTGTGCAGTTTGTGTCTTGCATTACCTGGGCTTTTTGGTTTTTCAGGAAACTCGTTTAATCCGTATTGGTATCTTATTTCACAGGTTATTTATCTTATTTTCGGGATTATCCATGTTAATTTGATGCATACATTTTTCAGAAAGCACTTTCAGTCGCAGACTTCAAGTATTACTTTTGAAGCTATTTTATCGGTAACCTGTGCTTTGGTAGGAGCTTATCTTTTTGTTCTGATTTTCGGATGGATCAGTAAAGGAGCAGGATACCCTGTAATGTCTGCAACCAGCGTACTTATATTTTTTGTACCGATGGTTTTTTATTACTGTTATATTCAGTTTATCAGTATTCCGGTTGATATTTATAAAACGTGGAGGTATTCTCCGGATCAGAAACCACCGGATTTTGACGGAGCAGACTTTGACCGTTTAATGGTTTTAAATGTTGAACTGAGTAAAAACCTTGAAGATGCAAACCGTTTTAGAATTAAGGCTAAAACTTTACCGACAGGAGTAACCTTCGGAGACTGGTTTTTCCGTGTCGTTGACGATTACAATCACAAAAACCCTAAATCTGTTATTCATTTAACAGACGAACACAAAGAATCTTATTACTGGATTTTCTATACTAAGAAATCGTTTTTCAGCTTTAGAAAATACATCGATTTCGATCAGGATATTACGACGAATACCATTTCAGAAAATGAAGTAGTGATCTGCAAAAGAGTTATTCAGCACGAAGAAGAAGGAAAAAAATAA
- a CDS encoding aminotransferase class V-fold PLP-dependent enzyme, with protein sequence MNTDKIRQEIRGLSDGKLFFNNAGSSLMPSIVVDSMLDYLKQEERFGGYEVANKNAELLENFYTETAKLINCKPSNIAFMTSATEAFSKALSSIIFKEGDTVITTVDDYISNQITFISLQKRLNVKIIRIKKLEDNELDLEDLENLIKQNQPKLVAVTHIPTNSGLVQDIEAVGKICRQYDILYLADCCQSVGQMVVDVEKIGCDFLTATGRKFMRGPRGSGFLYVSDRVLEQDYAPILLDMRGAHWSEYNNYELFKTAKRFEHWEVSYAAVLGMMEAVKYANIIGLNNIENYNKKLAETLRKNLENGGFKVLDIGKNLSSIVIFCGPDNDLDNIQKVLKKNNVFFSVSYKNSALIDFTDKKVDGAVRLSPHYFNTLEEIEKVSDILHKSLK encoded by the coding sequence ATGAATACAGATAAAATAAGACAGGAAATAAGAGGTTTATCAGACGGAAAATTATTCTTTAATAATGCAGGTTCTTCGTTAATGCCCAGTATTGTAGTCGATTCAATGCTTGATTATTTAAAACAGGAAGAACGGTTTGGAGGATATGAAGTAGCCAATAAAAATGCAGAATTGCTTGAGAATTTCTATACCGAAACTGCAAAACTCATTAATTGCAAACCTTCAAATATTGCTTTTATGACAAGTGCAACAGAAGCATTTTCAAAAGCACTTTCAAGTATTATTTTTAAAGAAGGAGATACAGTTATTACAACAGTTGATGATTATATTTCTAATCAGATTACATTTATTTCACTTCAGAAAAGATTAAACGTAAAGATTATCCGAATTAAAAAACTGGAGGATAACGAACTCGATTTAGAAGATCTTGAAAATTTAATCAAACAAAATCAACCTAAACTGGTTGCGGTTACTCATATTCCGACCAATTCAGGTTTGGTTCAGGATATTGAAGCGGTTGGGAAAATCTGTCGTCAATATGATATTTTATATTTGGCAGATTGTTGCCAATCGGTTGGACAAATGGTTGTTGATGTAGAAAAAATAGGTTGTGATTTTTTAACCGCAACCGGAAGAAAGTTTATGAGAGGACCAAGAGGAAGTGGGTTTCTATATGTTTCAGACAGAGTTTTAGAACAGGATTATGCACCGATTTTATTGGATATGAGAGGTGCGCATTGGTCGGAATACAATAATTACGAATTGTTTAAAACAGCCAAAAGATTTGAACATTGGGAAGTTTCTTACGCTGCTGTTTTAGGAATGATGGAAGCTGTAAAATATGCCAATATTATTGGTTTAAATAATATAGAAAATTATAACAAAAAATTAGCTGAAACACTTAGAAAGAATCTTGAAAACGGTGGTTTTAAAGTTTTAGATATAGGAAAAAACTTAAGCAGTATTGTTATTTTTTGCGGACCGGATAATGATTTGGATAATATTCAGAAAGTTTTGAAAAAAAATAATGTTTTCTTCTCTGTAAGCTATAAAAATTCAGCATTAATTGATTTTACAGATAAGAAGGTTGATGGTGCAGTAAGACTTTCACCTCATTATTTCAATACTTTAGAAGAGATTGAAAAGGTTTCTGATATTTTACACAAGAGTTTGAAATAA
- a CDS encoding alpha/beta hydrolase family protein, whose protein sequence is MKIKLTICLLAFLNFYEAQENISYQKPSAEILKLADYDRPPSVLTNSKKDWVVFVYRPTYKTLDDLNQQEMKLGGLRINPVTNISSTVTYSNNLKVRKMNDKTEVQVKNLPANPKISNTAFSPDEKKLAFTHTTDKGVELWIVDLETATAKKITNDNLNANLGNPYNWMKDSQSFLIKVLPENRPKLTDSSKDLPTGPIVSTADGKVSQNRTYQDLLKNPQDEKNFEILTASELYNVDLNGGLKKIKDQDLFGGVSYSPDGNYLMLTTIKKPFSYIVPLNRFPMTTTIYDAKGNAVKVVNEVPLNEIMPKGFSSVRTGKRDMGWRADQPATLVYAEALDGGDQSKTVDFRDEVFTWEAPFTAQPKSFFKTKQRYGGVSWTNNHYAIVGESWYDTRNTKSYLVDLNTGKSEVIEDRNYQDVYSDPGSFNTTKNDFGRYVVDMKGEKSYLIGDGFTKDGQHPFIDEMDMKSLKKKRLYTSNLKNAKEEIIDIINPSKGEVLTIQQSASQYPNYFKKNIKSNKTEAVTNFANPFESIKDVYKEVITYKRNDGVTLTGTLYLPANYDRKAKKEKLPLLIWAYPTEYKDKNTAGQNTQNPNDFTFPYYGSFVYWTAKGYAVLDDAAFPIIGEGKTEPNDTFIPQLVANGKAAIDAVDQLGYIDRTKVAVGGHSYGAFMTANLLTHSKDYACGIARSGAYNRTLTPFGFQSEQRNYWDVPEIYNKMSPFMNADKMKTPMLLVHGDADNNPGTFTLQTERYFQALKNLGAPVKMVLLPKESHGYAAKENILHLLWEQDQFLEKCLKK, encoded by the coding sequence ATGAAGATCAAATTGACCATCTGTCTTCTTGCGTTTCTTAATTTCTATGAAGCTCAGGAAAATATCTCGTATCAGAAACCGTCTGCAGAAATTTTAAAGCTTGCAGATTATGACCGACCGCCAAGTGTTTTGACCAATTCTAAAAAAGATTGGGTTGTTTTTGTGTATCGACCAACCTATAAAACGTTAGACGATCTCAATCAACAAGAAATGAAATTGGGAGGATTAAGAATTAATCCGGTCACCAATATTTCAAGCACGGTAACGTATTCGAACAATCTGAAAGTGCGTAAAATGAATGATAAAACGGAAGTTCAGGTTAAAAATTTGCCTGCAAATCCGAAAATCAGCAACACTGCATTTTCACCGGATGAGAAAAAGCTGGCTTTTACACATACTACGGATAAAGGAGTTGAGCTTTGGATCGTTGATCTTGAAACGGCAACGGCAAAAAAAATCACCAATGATAATTTGAATGCCAATTTGGGAAATCCGTACAACTGGATGAAAGATTCTCAAAGCTTCTTGATTAAAGTTCTTCCTGAAAACAGACCCAAACTGACAGATTCTTCAAAAGATCTTCCAACAGGGCCAATTGTTTCAACAGCAGATGGAAAAGTTTCTCAAAACAGAACGTATCAGGATTTGCTTAAAAATCCACAGGATGAAAAGAATTTTGAAATTCTTACCGCTTCTGAATTATATAATGTAGATCTAAACGGAGGTTTAAAAAAGATAAAAGATCAGGACTTATTTGGTGGAGTAAGTTATTCTCCCGATGGAAATTATCTAATGTTGACGACGATTAAAAAGCCTTTTTCATACATCGTTCCGCTCAACAGATTTCCAATGACCACTACAATTTATGATGCAAAAGGAAACGCAGTAAAAGTAGTGAATGAAGTTCCTTTAAATGAAATTATGCCTAAAGGTTTTTCATCTGTAAGAACCGGAAAAAGAGATATGGGTTGGAGAGCCGATCAACCCGCAACTTTAGTTTATGCTGAAGCTTTGGATGGTGGAGATCAGTCGAAAACTGTTGATTTCAGAGATGAAGTTTTCACTTGGGAAGCTCCATTTACAGCTCAACCAAAATCTTTCTTTAAAACCAAACAAAGATACGGTGGCGTAAGCTGGACCAACAATCACTATGCTATCGTTGGTGAAAGTTGGTACGATACAAGAAATACAAAATCATATCTAGTTGACTTAAATACAGGTAAATCTGAAGTAATAGAAGATAGAAATTACCAAGATGTATACAGTGATCCCGGAAGTTTTAACACCACAAAAAATGACTTCGGAAGATATGTTGTAGATATGAAAGGAGAGAAATCTTACCTGATTGGAGATGGATTTACAAAAGACGGTCAACATCCTTTCATCGATGAAATGGATATGAAATCTTTAAAAAAGAAAAGACTTTATACCTCAAATCTTAAAAATGCTAAAGAAGAAATTATCGATATTATCAATCCGTCAAAAGGAGAGGTGTTGACGATCCAGCAGTCGGCAAGTCAGTATCCAAATTATTTTAAGAAAAATATTAAATCTAATAAAACGGAAGCTGTAACCAATTTTGCCAATCCTTTTGAAAGTATTAAAGATGTTTACAAAGAAGTAATTACCTACAAAAGAAATGACGGAGTTACTTTGACTGGAACACTTTATTTGCCGGCAAACTACGACAGAAAAGCGAAAAAAGAAAAGTTGCCTTTATTAATTTGGGCTTATCCTACAGAATATAAAGACAAAAATACTGCAGGACAAAATACTCAGAATCCTAACGATTTTACCTTCCCATATTACGGTTCTTTTGTGTATTGGACGGCAAAAGGATATGCTGTACTTGATGATGCGGCGTTTCCAATTATCGGAGAGGGAAAAACTGAGCCGAATGATACCTTTATTCCACAGTTGGTTGCCAACGGTAAAGCTGCGATTGATGCGGTAGATCAGTTAGGATATATCGACAGAACAAAAGTTGCAGTTGGAGGACATTCTTACGGAGCTTTTATGACAGCGAATCTTTTAACGCATTCTAAAGATTATGCGTGTGGAATTGCAAGAAGTGGCGCATACAATAGAACGTTGACGCCTTTTGGTTTCCAAAGTGAGCAGAGAAATTATTGGGATGTTCCGGAAATTTACAACAAAATGTCACCATTTATGAATGCCGATAAAATGAAAACGCCAATGTTATTGGTTCATGGTGATGCCGACAATAATCCGGGAACTTTTACTTTACAGACCGAAAGATATTTTCAGGCTTTGAAAAACCTCGGAGCTCCTGTGAAAATGGTTCTTCTTCCAAAAGAATCCCACGGCTATGCAGCCAAAGAAAATATTCTGCATTTGCTTTGGGAACAGGATCAGTTCCTGGAAAAATGCTTGAAGAAATAA
- a CDS encoding Crp/Fnr family transcriptional regulator — MLRTNQPFLNYLEILFHNQEHKGNIILESFEKDEKLLTQGEVSDKIMLIKSGITKCFFTEESDEEYIVEFLGKGEILGEIEMMKNVPCICSIEAITEVTVFTITIPYFQSLIKSDLNLNNLLLDVFAERIANTSNRSSYQQLHATEHTLSQLLDLKAKEMKISKEDMASYLGTTVKSLTKAIKDYEKKKTV; from the coding sequence ATGTTAAGAACGAACCAACCATTTCTAAATTATCTTGAGATACTTTTTCATAACCAGGAACATAAAGGAAATATTATTTTAGAATCCTTCGAAAAAGACGAAAAATTATTGACGCAAGGCGAAGTTTCCGACAAAATAATGCTTATTAAAAGCGGAATTACCAAATGCTTTTTTACAGAAGAAAGTGATGAGGAATACATTGTTGAGTTTTTAGGAAAAGGAGAAATTCTTGGGGAAATAGAGATGATGAAAAATGTTCCGTGTATCTGTAGCATTGAAGCGATTACCGAAGTTACCGTATTTACCATAACGATTCCGTATTTCCAGTCGTTGATTAAAAGTGATCTTAATTTAAACAATTTACTGTTGGATGTTTTTGCAGAACGTATTGCGAACACCTCAAACCGATCATCTTATCAGCAACTTCACGCTACAGAACATACGCTGTCTCAACTTCTCGATTTAAAAGCAAAAGAAATGAAAATTTCAAAAGAAGATATGGCTTCCTATTTGGGAACAACTGTAAAAAGTCTTACCAAAGCCATAAAAGATTATGAAAAGAAAAAGACGGTGTAA
- a CDS encoding GNAT family N-acetyltransferase, with protein MDELKFRDAKLEDLEKIVEIYNSTIESRMITADTEPISVESRHQWFYEHTPEKRPLWVIEDSENKMVGWVSFSSFYGRPAYNGTVEISIYMDEHFRGKGYCKKTLQYCIDNAGKFGVKTLLGFIFLHNEPSIKLFQHFGFEDWGILSNVAVLDGVERSLKILGKRIDE; from the coding sequence ATGGATGAACTGAAGTTCAGAGATGCGAAATTAGAAGACTTAGAAAAGATTGTCGAAATCTATAACTCAACCATAGAATCGAGAATGATTACTGCAGATACAGAACCCATTTCTGTAGAAAGCCGTCATCAATGGTTTTATGAGCATACTCCTGAAAAAAGACCGCTTTGGGTAATCGAAGATTCTGAAAATAAGATGGTGGGATGGGTAAGTTTTTCATCATTTTATGGCAGACCGGCTTACAACGGAACTGTTGAGATAAGTATTTATATGGATGAACATTTCCGAGGAAAAGGTTATTGTAAAAAAACTTTACAATACTGTATCGATAATGCCGGAAAATTTGGAGTGAAAACTTTGTTGGGTTTTATATTTCTGCACAACGAGCCAAGCATAAAACTCTTCCAGCATTTCGGGTTTGAAGATTGGGGGATTTTATCGAATGTCGCTGTTTTGGATGGAGTGGAGCGTAGTTTGAAAATTTTAGGAAAGAGGATTGATGAATAA
- a CDS encoding helix-turn-helix domain-containing protein: protein MADELHISQAAYSKIEKNETKLTVDRLYQIAEILEPPVYELLDTTPNNIYNQQNFYDASVGYQDIQNLYQENKDKTEKIETLYEERLKDKDKMIQQLQDIIKTMKG from the coding sequence ATGGCAGATGAACTTCACATTAGCCAAGCTGCTTACAGCAAGATTGAAAAGAACGAAACCAAACTTACGGTAGACCGATTGTATCAGATTGCTGAAATTTTAGAACCACCTGTTTATGAATTATTAGATACAACACCAAACAATATTTATAATCAACAGAATTTTTACGATGCTTCTGTAGGTTATCAGGATATTCAAAATCTATATCAGGAAAATAAAGATAAAACTGAAAAGATAGAAACCTTGTACGAAGAGAGATTAAAAGATAAAGACAAGATGATACAGCAGTTGCAGGATATTATTAAGACAATGAAAGGATAA